One Sulfurospirillum tamanense DNA window includes the following coding sequences:
- a CDS encoding YfhL family 4Fe-4S dicluster ferredoxin, with the protein MSLMITEECIACDACRDECPNFAIEEADPIYIIDPDSCTECVGHFDEPSCIAVCPVECIIPDPDNVESVEELKLKYEQLTNEE; encoded by the coding sequence ATGTCATTGATGATTACCGAAGAGTGCATTGCTTGCGATGCTTGCCGAGACGAATGCCCTAATTTTGCTATCGAAGAAGCCGATCCCATTTATATTATCGATCCAGACAGCTGTACCGAGTGCGTTGGGCATTTTGATGAGCCTTCGTGTATTGCCGTGTGCCCCGTTGAATGCATCATTCCCGATCCAGACAATGTAGAGAGCGTTGAAGAACTAAAGTTAAAATACGAACAACTTACAAACGAAGAGTAA
- a CDS encoding sensor histidine kinase, whose product MSASATLIVIFSAILYQTIKISVFETITSSLRDYAAVIEKEIAPSNTALEYAFIHPVLPPEIRAKVVFLPKKNRTVELKQHAKGDQQLLSIFQPIWAHPHAFVVLTQEITQTDKMLERILRDILLINLSAIFLILFYALFLSRMLLVPIKILANKLSAMNEAFLRPVDTDTLPEEFLPLGKGINRLIDRIQTFVKYQKELFIGTAHELKTPLAVMKTKNEVTLLRPRESEKYIEALQSNIQAINEMNAMIGAILEIGRQEGAQFEEPAPIDLVAFLQERVTNFKILAHQEGKKIQLDIQTKYYQIVTQKTLLIHILQNFVQNAIKFSPNEGTITIRAYETPLEFMVTVEDEGEGIDETKDLFAPFKRYGNKGGTGLGLFLAKGAADALGATIHIANRPEKKGAIASLSLPKNQQKINKKRHR is encoded by the coding sequence GTGTCGGCTTCGGCCACACTAATTGTCATCTTTTCCGCCATTTTATACCAAACCATTAAAATTTCCGTCTTTGAAACCATCACGAGCTCTTTGCGTGATTATGCCGCGGTTATCGAAAAAGAGATTGCCCCCTCAAACACAGCCCTCGAATACGCTTTCATTCACCCTGTTTTGCCACCAGAGATTCGCGCTAAAGTTGTTTTCTTGCCAAAAAAAAATCGTACTGTAGAACTTAAACAACACGCCAAAGGCGATCAGCAACTTCTTTCTATTTTTCAACCCATCTGGGCACATCCCCATGCTTTTGTAGTGCTCACTCAAGAAATCACCCAAACAGACAAAATGCTTGAACGTATTTTACGTGATATTTTATTGATTAATTTAAGTGCTATTTTTCTTATCTTATTTTACGCGCTCTTTCTCTCTCGAATGCTGCTTGTGCCTATTAAAATTCTTGCCAACAAACTCTCAGCCATGAATGAAGCTTTTTTGCGTCCTGTGGATACCGACACACTGCCTGAAGAATTTTTGCCCTTGGGAAAGGGGATTAACCGTTTAATTGACCGAATTCAAACCTTTGTTAAGTATCAAAAAGAGCTATTTATTGGTACAGCCCATGAACTAAAAACCCCATTAGCGGTTATGAAAACAAAAAATGAAGTCACCTTGTTGCGACCCAGAGAGAGCGAAAAATACATTGAAGCACTGCAAAGCAATATCCAAGCCATAAATGAAATGAATGCGATGATAGGGGCCATCTTAGAAATTGGTCGCCAAGAAGGTGCCCAATTTGAAGAGCCTGCACCTATTGATTTAGTGGCCTTTTTACAAGAGCGCGTCACCAACTTTAAAATTCTAGCCCACCAAGAGGGTAAAAAAATTCAGCTAGACATCCAAACAAAATACTACCAAATCGTCACACAAAAAACTCTTCTTATTCATATTTTGCAAAACTTTGTCCAAAATGCCATTAAATTTTCCCCCAATGAAGGCACCATTACTATTCGTGCCTACGAGACGCCTTTAGAATTCATGGTTACTGTTGAAGATGAGGGAGAGGGAATTGATGAAACAAAAGACTTATTCGCCCCTTTTAAGCGTTACGGCAACAAAGGTGGTACAGGCTTGGGTCTTTTCTTGGCAAAAGGAGCAGCCGATGCCCTTGGGGCAACCATTCATATTGCCAATCGGCCAGAGAAAAAAGGGGCCATCGCCTCCTTAAGCCTTCCAAAAAATCAACAAAAAATCAACAAAAAACGCCACCGCTAG
- the hsrA gene encoding homeostatic response regulator transcription factor HsrA: MRILIVEDEVTLNKTIAEGLQEFGYQTDSSENFKDAEYYIGIRNYDLVLSDWMLPDGDGIDLISLVKQKSPRTAAVILSAKDDKESEIKALKSGADDYIKKPFDFDILVARIEARLRFGGTNVIKIDDLVIDPDEEKITYKGQDIELKGKPFEVLTHLARHSDQIVSKEQLLDAIWEEPELVTPNVIEVAINQIRQKMDKPLNISTIETVRRRGYRFCFPKKV; encoded by the coding sequence ATGCGGATACTAATCGTTGAAGATGAAGTAACCCTCAACAAAACCATCGCCGAAGGTCTCCAAGAGTTTGGTTACCAAACAGATAGTTCTGAGAACTTCAAAGACGCCGAATACTACATCGGCATTCGCAACTATGATCTAGTCTTGTCTGACTGGATGTTGCCTGATGGCGATGGCATTGATTTAATCAGCCTCGTCAAACAAAAGTCTCCGCGCACAGCTGCGGTCATCCTCTCTGCCAAAGACGATAAAGAGAGCGAAATCAAAGCCCTCAAATCGGGTGCGGATGATTACATCAAAAAACCTTTTGATTTTGATATTTTAGTGGCACGTATCGAAGCGAGACTTCGCTTTGGTGGCACAAACGTTATTAAAATCGATGACTTGGTCATTGACCCTGATGAAGAAAAAATCACTTACAAAGGTCAAGACATTGAACTCAAAGGCAAGCCCTTTGAAGTCTTAACCCACCTTGCGCGCCACAGTGACCAAATTGTCTCTAAAGAGCAACTTTTGGATGCTATTTGGGAAGAGCCTGAACTTGTCACCCCTAACGTCATTGAAGTTGCTATTAACCAAATCCGTCAAAAGATGGATAAACCGCTCAATATCTCAACGATCGAAACCGTTCGACGTCGGGGTTACCGCTTTTGCTTTCCCAAAAAAGTATAA
- a CDS encoding dihydroneopterin aldolase, with product MTIFVKDLTFETIIGLLPEERITPQRVIFEGSFTCNDTPLSIDYAQVVSLVKETLIREQFETVEEALLMLAPLLKTAFPPITSLKLSLSKPDILPECTVGACLEKIY from the coding sequence GTGACTATCTTTGTAAAAGACCTTACCTTTGAAACCATCATTGGTCTGTTGCCTGAAGAGCGCATTACACCTCAAAGGGTAATTTTTGAGGGGAGCTTTACATGTAACGATACGCCTTTGAGCATTGATTATGCACAGGTGGTTTCATTGGTTAAAGAGACCCTTATTCGTGAGCAGTTTGAAACGGTTGAAGAAGCACTTTTAATGCTTGCTCCTTTGCTAAAAACAGCATTCCCACCCATCACATCCCTAAAACTCTCTTTATCCAAGCCGGACATTCTTCCTGAATGCACCGTCGGCGCGTGCTTAGAAAAAATATATTAA
- the plsY gene encoding glycerol-3-phosphate 1-O-acyltransferase PlsY, translating to MLTNINVLFYLAAYLIGAIPFGLILAKAFANTDIRTQGSQSIGATNVLRVLKETNPAMAKKLAIATVVLDALKGLAVILVAAYLGLSPQTQWTIGVLAVIGHCFSPYLKFEGGKGVATAVGVVLYFLPLETLIAFSVWYLLGRTVRISSVSSLGALGALIISSFLIHYEMPHINTHAPLLIIAFVVVYKHIPNIMRLLGGKEKQVI from the coding sequence ATGCTGACCAACATCAATGTTCTTTTTTATCTTGCTGCTTATTTGATTGGCGCTATCCCTTTTGGCCTGATTTTAGCTAAAGCTTTTGCCAACACTGACATCCGAACCCAAGGCAGCCAAAGCATAGGTGCTACCAATGTCTTACGCGTACTCAAAGAAACCAACCCCGCTATGGCAAAAAAACTTGCCATAGCCACCGTGGTACTGGATGCCCTAAAGGGTCTTGCTGTGATACTTGTGGCAGCTTATTTGGGTCTTTCTCCTCAAACCCAATGGACCATTGGCGTGCTTGCGGTCATCGGCCACTGCTTTAGCCCTTATTTGAAATTTGAAGGGGGTAAGGGCGTGGCAACAGCCGTTGGCGTTGTGCTTTACTTTCTTCCTCTTGAGACACTTATTGCTTTTAGTGTGTGGTATTTATTGGGACGCACAGTGCGCATCTCTTCTGTTTCTTCTCTCGGCGCTCTTGGTGCATTGATTATCTCTTCTTTTTTGATCCACTACGAAATGCCCCACATCAACACCCACGCCCCTTTGCTCATCATTGCTTTTGTGGTAGTGTACAAACACATTCCTAACATCATGCGCCTACTCGGTGGAAAAGAAAAGCAAGTTATCTAA
- the nadA gene encoding quinolinate synthase NadA, protein MAIKEQIQELKRTLDVSIVAHYYQKDEVFEMADFTGDSLQLAQWAAKDPKANLIFCGVGFMGQSVKILAPQKRLLMPRIACCAMARMIDVTYYDRALEVLKEAGIEAHDVMPVTYINSSAEVKARIGQMGGMVCTSSNAKAIITRALESGKKILFVPDKCLGQNIAREMGLVAKVVGKDEGLKEADILCYDGFCSVHQLFEVEDVAFYRAKYPDIKIVTHPECKPEVCEASDFVGSTAQMIAYINALPLDQPVAVGTEYNLVNRLRKEHTYVLSSTKPECPTMNETTLGDLHACLVSLKNQTYMNEIRVDEQTRKWAKVALDRMFSL, encoded by the coding sequence ATGGCAATCAAAGAACAAATTCAAGAACTCAAACGCACCTTAGATGTCTCCATTGTGGCCCATTATTATCAAAAAGACGAAGTCTTTGAGATGGCAGATTTTACGGGAGATTCATTGCAACTTGCCCAGTGGGCGGCCAAAGACCCTAAAGCCAACCTTATTTTTTGTGGCGTGGGCTTTATGGGGCAAAGCGTCAAGATTTTGGCACCTCAAAAGCGGCTCTTGATGCCCCGTATCGCGTGTTGTGCGATGGCAAGAATGATAGACGTAACGTATTATGACAGAGCATTAGAAGTGCTTAAAGAGGCGGGTATTGAGGCGCATGATGTGATGCCTGTGACCTACATCAATTCTTCGGCCGAGGTAAAAGCGCGCATTGGGCAAATGGGTGGCATGGTGTGCACCAGCTCTAACGCAAAAGCCATCATCACTCGCGCGTTAGAAAGCGGCAAAAAAATCCTTTTTGTGCCCGATAAATGTTTAGGCCAAAACATCGCAAGAGAGATGGGGCTGGTGGCCAAAGTGGTTGGCAAAGACGAGGGGTTAAAAGAGGCTGATATTTTATGTTACGATGGTTTTTGTTCGGTGCATCAACTTTTTGAGGTAGAAGATGTGGCCTTTTACCGCGCAAAATATCCTGATATCAAAATCGTCACTCACCCTGAATGCAAGCCAGAAGTGTGTGAAGCTTCGGATTTTGTGGGTTCTACCGCGCAGATGATTGCCTATATCAACGCCCTTCCTTTGGACCAACCTGTGGCAGTGGGGACAGAATACAACCTTGTCAATCGGTTGCGCAAAGAACACACTTATGTGCTTTCCTCCACTAAGCCTGAGTGCCCAACGATGAACGAAACGACGTTGGGGGATTTGCACGCGTGTTTGGTCTCTTTGAAAAACCAGACTTACATGAATGAAATTCGCGTAGATGAGCAGACGAGGAAGTGGGCAAAAGTCGCCCTTGATCGGATGTTTTCCTTATGA
- the nadC gene encoding carboxylating nicotinate-nucleotide diphosphorylase → MIRAFVQAALEEDLGRGDLFARIAPSQEASALLTCKDEGVFAGAPYAHELCALLGITLALHVKDGEVVKKGQRLARLEGSSLALLQVERTLLNMLQHASGIATKVARYARALDGLPVRLLDTRKTRPLLRAFEKYAVRCGGGSNHRFGLDDALMLKDTHLALIGDLDALIASARKTLPFTCKIEIECESLEAAQKAMKAGADIVMCDNMDVAQTQIVVAWRNTHFPHVWLEASGNITEETLVRVAKTGVDAISCGSLIHQATWLDFSMKMEPHS, encoded by the coding sequence ATGATACGTGCGTTTGTGCAAGCGGCACTAGAGGAAGATTTGGGGCGTGGAGATTTGTTTGCACGCATTGCGCCCTCCCAAGAAGCCAGCGCACTCCTTACATGTAAAGACGAAGGGGTGTTTGCAGGAGCGCCGTATGCGCACGAGTTGTGCGCACTTTTAGGCATTACGTTGGCTTTACATGTAAAGGACGGCGAAGTGGTAAAAAAAGGCCAACGCCTAGCCCGGTTAGAGGGAAGCTCTTTGGCGTTGCTTCAAGTAGAACGCACCTTACTTAACATGCTCCAGCACGCTAGCGGCATCGCTACTAAAGTTGCCCGCTATGCGCGCGCTTTAGATGGGTTGCCTGTGCGCCTTTTAGATACCCGAAAAACCAGACCGCTGTTGCGTGCTTTTGAAAAGTATGCCGTGCGGTGCGGCGGCGGGAGCAACCACCGTTTTGGGCTTGATGATGCGCTGATGCTTAAAGATACCCATTTGGCACTCATTGGTGATTTGGATGCTTTGATTGCCTCAGCCCGCAAAACCCTCCCTTTTACATGTAAGATAGAAATAGAGTGTGAATCCCTAGAAGCCGCCCAAAAAGCGATGAAAGCGGGGGCAGACATCGTGATGTGTGACAACATGGACGTAGCGCAAACCCAAATTGTGGTCGCGTGGAGAAATACCCATTTCCCTCATGTGTGGCTAGAAGCTAGTGGCAATATCACCGAAGAGACTCTTGTGCGTGTTGCCAAGACAGGCGTTGATGCCATTAGTTGCGGAAGCCTCATTCACCAAGCTACATGGCTTGATTTTTCCATGAAAATGGAACCACACTCCTAA
- the flhB gene encoding flagellar biosynthesis protein FlhB, which translates to MAADDQEKTEEPTSKKIEDARKEGNVPKSQDASSFVTLVVAVVVVFLMFPYLEDRVRNLYMYYYEFIGKEITKTVVMTMSIASLRELGLMILPIAVAVAFAGVLAALMQYGFLFTTKSITPDLKKIDPIKGLKNLLSLKKLIEGLKTILKVSAVFGLAFYFLMEFTTELPESVFLGLFGQLIWLRDKMVILAAVMLALFLILSFIDLMFVRYNYFKELRMSKQEIKDEHKQMEGDPQVKSRIRRVQMEMSQKRMMQNIPDADVVITNPTHYAVAIRYDQSKDKAPVVIAKGVDFLALRIKEIALNHKIQIVENPPLARELYKQCDVSQAIPEKLYKAVAEVLAFVYQTNKRRS; encoded by the coding sequence ATGGCTGCGGACGATCAAGAAAAAACAGAAGAACCTACCAGTAAAAAGATAGAAGACGCCCGCAAGGAGGGCAATGTCCCCAAGAGTCAAGATGCGAGCAGTTTCGTGACACTTGTGGTGGCGGTTGTGGTAGTGTTTTTGATGTTTCCTTACTTGGAAGACCGCGTTCGCAACCTTTACATGTACTACTACGAATTTATCGGCAAAGAGATTACCAAAACAGTGGTCATGACCATGTCTATCGCCTCCTTGCGCGAACTTGGGCTGATGATTTTGCCCATTGCCGTGGCGGTTGCATTTGCGGGCGTGCTGGCGGCACTTATGCAGTATGGGTTTTTGTTTACGACCAAGTCCATCACTCCCGATTTAAAAAAAATAGACCCCATTAAAGGGCTTAAAAACCTTCTTTCGCTAAAAAAACTCATTGAGGGGCTAAAGACTATCTTAAAAGTCAGCGCGGTGTTTGGCTTGGCTTTTTATTTTTTGATGGAATTTACCACGGAGCTTCCCGAATCTGTTTTTTTAGGCCTTTTTGGGCAGCTGATTTGGCTGCGCGACAAAATGGTGATTTTGGCCGCAGTGATGTTGGCGCTTTTTTTGATACTTTCGTTTATCGATTTGATGTTTGTGCGGTATAACTATTTTAAAGAACTGCGCATGTCCAAACAAGAAATCAAAGACGAACACAAACAAATGGAGGGCGACCCGCAAGTCAAGTCGCGTATTCGTCGGGTGCAAATGGAGATGAGCCAAAAACGGATGATGCAAAACATTCCTGATGCGGATGTGGTTATCACCAACCCCACCCACTACGCCGTTGCCATTCGCTATGACCAAAGCAAAGACAAAGCCCCCGTGGTGATTGCCAAAGGGGTAGATTTTTTGGCGCTTCGCATTAAAGAAATTGCCCTTAACCACAAAATCCAAATTGTCGAAAACCCCCCGCTAGCAAGGGAGCTTTACAAGCAATGCGATGTGTCGCAGGCTATTCCTGAAAAACTCTATAAAGCGGTGGCGGAGGTGTTGGCCTTTGTATACCAAACCAACAAGCGACGCTCTTAG
- a CDS encoding M23 family metallopeptidase, protein MKQQRTGSIVALLVIGAVLSILLYLYNAPMFERTAPEITLEETIHWNLKEPIALHVKDQSGVKFVRVTLNDGTNSVVLHTQMYTAPQKELSLEVAFPRTGFFSKEEQMTLEVEAVDASKWNFFAGNEAQKIAQLHIDTTRPELFVLTNSYKITKGGSAAVVFRGYDANMEELYIQTNDGQRFYPAPFYKEGYYISLVAWPRREETFHADIIAKDKAGNFSRERVRFFLQNRKYRVSSIALTERFLEGKVTDLAQMYSREYETMRPIERFMFVNKTLRQDNDAQISHVATQAPQALLGEAKLNPFYPLRNGAAVASFGDHRKYTYEGQIVSESYHLGLDLASTAQAEILSSNDGRVVFAQETGIYGRTVILDHGLGLYTLYSHCSSLLVQEGDVVKAGDVIAKTGATGFAFGDHLHFGVLVQGVEVRPEEWMDKNWMEDNLYAIMRNAKALIERQ, encoded by the coding sequence ATGAAACAACAACGAACCGGTAGTATTGTTGCCCTTCTTGTTATTGGTGCTGTTTTGAGTATTTTACTGTATTTGTATAATGCGCCAATGTTTGAGCGTACTGCCCCAGAAATTACCCTCGAAGAGACAATTCATTGGAACTTAAAAGAGCCCATTGCCTTACATGTAAAAGACCAAAGCGGTGTCAAATTTGTGCGCGTCACTTTGAATGACGGCACCAATAGTGTCGTGTTGCATACCCAAATGTACACCGCTCCCCAAAAAGAACTCTCCCTCGAAGTAGCCTTTCCGCGCACAGGGTTTTTTAGTAAAGAAGAGCAAATGACCCTCGAAGTAGAGGCCGTGGACGCCAGTAAATGGAATTTTTTTGCAGGAAACGAAGCACAAAAAATAGCCCAGCTACACATCGATACCACGCGTCCAGAACTCTTTGTATTGACCAACTCTTATAAGATTACCAAGGGCGGTTCAGCTGCGGTGGTGTTCCGTGGGTATGATGCAAACATGGAAGAGCTGTATATTCAAACCAATGACGGGCAACGGTTCTACCCCGCACCTTTTTATAAAGAGGGGTATTATATTTCGCTTGTGGCATGGCCGAGGCGCGAAGAGACGTTCCATGCAGATATTATTGCCAAAGATAAGGCGGGTAATTTTTCCCGTGAACGTGTGCGCTTTTTTCTGCAAAACCGAAAATACCGTGTTTCTAGTATTGCGCTAACAGAGCGTTTTTTGGAAGGAAAGGTGACAGATTTGGCGCAAATGTATTCGCGAGAATACGAAACCATGCGACCCATTGAGCGCTTTATGTTTGTTAATAAAACCTTGCGCCAAGATAATGATGCGCAAATTTCCCATGTGGCCACTCAGGCCCCTCAAGCGCTTTTGGGTGAAGCCAAGCTAAATCCTTTCTACCCCTTGCGCAACGGTGCTGCTGTTGCGAGTTTTGGCGATCATCGAAAATACACGTACGAGGGTCAAATTGTTAGCGAATCGTACCACCTTGGGCTAGACCTTGCCAGCACCGCGCAAGCCGAAATTCTTAGCAGTAATGATGGAAGGGTTGTGTTTGCCCAAGAAACAGGTATTTACGGCCGAACGGTCATTTTAGACCATGGGCTTGGTTTGTATACCTTGTATAGCCATTGTTCTTCTTTGCTTGTGCAAGAAGGAGATGTGGTAAAGGCGGGAGATGTGATTGCTAAAACAGGTGCTACAGGATTTGCCTTTGGAGACCATTTGCATTTTGGGGTGTTGGTACAAGGAGTAGAAGTGCGTCCAGAGGAGTGGATGGATAAAAACTGGATGGAAGACAATCTTTATGCCATTATGCGCAACGCAAAAGCGCTGATTGAGCGCCAATGA
- the lpxC gene encoding UDP-3-O-acyl-N-acetylglucosamine deacetylase: MRQLTILKSVESVGIGLHKGEPIRIVLEPMEADSGIVFYRSDLGMSVKALPEYVINTQMATVVGNDKGAISTIEHLLSAVWAYGIDNIRIVVDGPEVPVMDGSSGSFCMMLDEAQIRPLEAYKKVLIVRKPVEVQEGNKFARVLPSKTPTFRFTIHFDHVAIGHQEYHFEFGKKAFLDEIARARTFGFMKDVQMLRARGLALGGSLDNAVVMDEKKILNPEGLRYSDEFVRHKILDAIGDLALLGAPMIGDYESFAGSHHLNHLLTKAILKDPSNYEIKTLVPEISPAYEKVFA; this comes from the coding sequence GTGCGGCAATTAACCATTCTTAAAAGTGTTGAAAGCGTGGGCATAGGTCTTCACAAAGGCGAACCCATTCGCATTGTGCTTGAACCCATGGAGGCTGATTCGGGAATTGTGTTTTACCGAAGTGATTTAGGCATGAGCGTTAAAGCCCTGCCTGAATATGTCATTAATACCCAAATGGCAACCGTTGTAGGTAACGACAAAGGAGCTATTTCCACCATTGAACATTTGCTTTCGGCTGTTTGGGCTTACGGCATTGATAACATTCGCATCGTAGTAGACGGGCCTGAAGTGCCAGTGATGGATGGCAGTAGCGGAAGCTTTTGTATGATGCTTGATGAGGCGCAGATTCGCCCCCTTGAAGCGTACAAGAAGGTCCTCATTGTGCGCAAGCCTGTGGAGGTGCAAGAAGGCAATAAATTTGCCCGCGTTTTGCCCTCTAAAACTCCCACTTTTCGCTTCACGATACACTTTGACCATGTGGCCATTGGGCACCAAGAATACCATTTTGAGTTTGGTAAAAAAGCCTTTTTAGATGAAATTGCCCGCGCACGCACTTTTGGATTCATGAAAGACGTACAAATGCTTCGCGCACGGGGTTTGGCACTTGGTGGATCACTCGATAATGCCGTAGTCATGGATGAAAAAAAGATACTAAACCCTGAGGGGTTGCGTTATAGTGACGAGTTTGTGCGCCACAAGATTTTAGACGCCATTGGGGATTTGGCATTGCTTGGTGCGCCGATGATTGGGGATTATGAATCTTTTGCAGGTAGCCACCATTTGAACCACCTGCTCACCAAGGCAATTTTAAAAGACCCCTCTAATTACGAGATTAAAACCTTGGTGCCAGAAATCTCCCCTGCGTATGAAAAGGTGTTTGCATAA
- the thrB gene encoding homoserine kinase, with amino-acid sequence MKIYIPATSANLGPGFDALGLSLSLHNRVSITPSSLGSISIKGEGADRPRLKTHNPFVSIFHEVYTQMSGRKRSFRFEFENKIPLSRGLGSSSAVIVGAIASAYHMAGMRVEKENVLNRALEYESHPDNIAPAVHGGFTTSIVHEGKVYTQKKSLPESIKAVLVIPDRPMSTAKSRTQLPKHYSMKECVNNLSHAAFLSATFLNEQWDLLHLASLDMMHEERRMRQLPELFRVRKMALEAGALMSTLSGSGSTFLNIVRTEEAEGVKAVLKKAFPEYRVDTCAFDNEGFTIENS; translated from the coding sequence TTGAAAATTTATATTCCAGCGACCAGTGCAAATTTGGGCCCAGGTTTTGATGCCCTTGGCCTTTCGCTCTCTTTACATAATCGTGTGAGTATTACTCCAAGTTCTTTAGGCAGTATCTCTATCAAAGGAGAGGGTGCTGATCGCCCAAGACTCAAAACCCACAATCCATTTGTCTCTATTTTTCATGAAGTATACACCCAGATGTCTGGAAGAAAAAGATCTTTTCGGTTTGAATTTGAAAACAAAATCCCACTTTCACGAGGCCTTGGCTCTTCTTCGGCGGTTATTGTGGGCGCTATTGCTAGTGCATACCACATGGCAGGTATGCGAGTTGAAAAAGAAAATGTGCTTAACCGCGCCTTGGAGTACGAATCGCATCCTGACAATATTGCTCCCGCAGTTCATGGCGGATTCACTACTTCCATTGTGCACGAGGGTAAAGTATACACACAAAAAAAATCCCTTCCAGAGAGTATCAAAGCCGTGCTTGTGATTCCCGATCGGCCCATGTCTACGGCAAAATCACGCACCCAACTTCCCAAACATTACTCCATGAAAGAGTGTGTCAACAACCTGTCTCACGCGGCATTTTTGAGTGCAACGTTTTTGAATGAACAGTGGGATTTGTTGCATTTGGCATCACTTGATATGATGCATGAGGAGCGGCGTATGCGCCAATTGCCAGAACTTTTTCGTGTTAGAAAAATGGCATTAGAGGCAGGAGCGCTCATGAGTACACTCTCAGGAAGCGGTTCAACATTCTTAAACATCGTACGAACAGAAGAGGCCGAAGGGGTAAAAGCAGTATTGAAAAAAGCTTTTCCCGAGTACCGTGTAGACACTTGTGCTTTCGATAACGAAGGCTTTACTATCGAAAACAGCTAA
- a CDS encoding DUF448 domain-containing protein, with product MCIVCKARIPQSELLRLQVDQGILRAFTKVGRSFYVCDDCIDTNNKQLKKALLQKCKKLDQNILDYGKMLKEIETNG from the coding sequence ATGTGCATTGTCTGCAAGGCTCGCATCCCCCAGTCCGAGTTATTACGACTACAAGTTGACCAGGGAATATTGCGTGCGTTTACGAAAGTGGGTAGAAGCTTCTATGTCTGCGACGATTGCATCGACACAAACAATAAGCAATTAAAAAAAGCACTGCTACAAAAGTGTAAAAAATTAGATCAAAACATTTTGGACTATGGCAAAATGCTGAAGGAGATAGAAACGAATGGTTAA